The Armatimonadota bacterium genome includes the window GTGCGCAGCGCCGGACTGTACACCACGGTGCAGGACGCCGGCCGACGCGGGTACCGCCACCTGGGCGTCCCGTCGTCCGGCGCAATGGATCCGCTGGCGCTGTGGGCGGCCAACACGGCGGTCGGTAACCCTCCGGGGGTGCCGGCGCTGGAGGTGACCGCCCCGGGTCCGGTCCTCCGGGTGCTCGAGCACACCACCGTCGCCCTGGCCGGGGCGGATCTGAGTCCGAGGCTGGACGGCGCCGAGATCGAACAGGGGGTGGCCCTCTTCCTCCGTCCCGGCCAGACGCTCGAGTTCGGCGCGCCGCGGCGGGGCATGTGGACCTATGTGGCTGTGGCCGGAGGGGTGGACGCGACCACGGCGCTGGGAAGCGCCTCGACGTATGTCCCCGGCCTCCTGGGCGGCAGCGGCGGCCGCCGGCTGCAGGACGGAGATGTGATCGGGGCGGGCCCGCCGCCGCCGACCAGGCGGAAGGTGGTCCCGGCGGAACAGGTCCCGCTTCCCGCCCACAGCCTCACCGTGCGCGTCATCCCCGGTCCGCAGGATGAGTGGCTGACGGAGGAAGGGCGGGGGGCGTTCCTGAAGCAGGAGTGGCGGATTTCCCCGCAGCGAGATCGGGCCGGTGTGCGGCTGGAGGGAGTCCCGCTGGCCCACCGGAGGTCGGGCGAGTTTCTTTCCGACGGGGTGATTCCGGGGGCGATCCAGGTGCCGTCGGGAGGTCGGCCCATCATCATCATGGCGGACGGACCGACGACCGGGGGCTATCCCAAAGCGGCCGTGGTGATCGCGGCGGATCTCCGTCTGGTGGCCCAGGCGCCTCCGCGCGCCGTACTCCGCTTCCGTCCCGTGACGCTGGAAGAAGCCCTGGAGGCGCTGCGGGAGCAGCGGGCGCGAATGGGGACCCGACGCGCAGAGACCGCGCCGGAGGACAGGGAGTGATGACGGATGCAGATCGGTAATCTGCCCAGGATCCGGCTGGCCCATCTGCCCACTCCGCTGGAGGAGGCCCCGCGCCTGACGGAGTTCCTCGGCGGGCCGCGGATCTGGGTCAAGCGCGACGATCTGACCGGGCTGGCCATCGGCGGGAACAAGGCGCGGAAACTGGAGTTCCTGCTCGGCCAGGCCCGCCACTCCGGCTGCGATGTGGTCATCACCGTGGGCGCCGTGCAGTCCAACCACGCCCGCATGACCGCCGCGGCGGCGCGGCGCCTGGGCCTGGACGTCGTGCTCGTGCTGAACGGCGAAGAGCCCGAGGTGAGCCAGGGGAATCTCCTCCTGGACCGCATCTTCGGCGCCGACGTCCGCATCGTCCAGACCGACGACGACTACGTCCTGATGGGGGTCGTGGACGACCTGGCGCGGCACCTACGCCGGGAAGGGCGGCGGCCCTACGTCATCCCGCGGGGCGGCAGCAACGCCCTCGGCGCGGCCGCCTACATGGCCGCGGCGTTGGAACTGCTCACCCAGGCCAACCAGATGGGCGTGCGCGTCGACGCCATCGTGCACGCCTCCACCTCCGGCGGCACCCAGGCCGGGCTCTACACCGGCACCAAGGTGACCGAAAGCGGAGTCCAGGTCATCGGGATCAGCGCCGGGCCGAAGAAGGAAGTGGTCGCGCAGCGGGTGCTGAAGATCGTCGAGGAGCTGACGGCGCTGCTGGAGCTGCGCTGGCGGCCCCATCCGGACGACATCCTCGTCTACGACGACTTCGTCGGCGAGCGCTACGGCGTCCCGACGCCGGAGTGCCTGGAGGCCATCAGGTTGGCGGCCCGCACCGAGGGGCTCCTCCTCGATCCGGTCTACACGGGCAAGGCCATGGCCGGTCTGCGGGGGCTCGTCGCCCGCGCGCAGTTCCGCGCCGGGCAGAACGTGGTATTCTGGCACACGGGCGGGCAGCCGGCGCTGTTCGCGCATGCCGCCGCCCTGCAGACCGGGTGATCGTCGACGAGGAGCGCATGGGACGGTGGCGGTGGGCGGCCGCGGTGGTGGCGACGGTCGCGCTGGGCTCGGCCGCCGGCGCGGCCGCGGATCCTGAGGCGGACCTGCATCGCGCCTTCGGCGCCTTCATCAAAGCGCGGCAGTTGGAGATCGACGCGGTGCCCGATCTGTATCCGGGCGGCTATGCCCGGATCAGCCTCCACGCCCGGCAGGCGGATCTGGGCGGCATGGTCGTGGAGGAAGCCTGGTTCCGCCTGGTCGGGGTGAGCCTCGATCCCGAGGCGCTGCGCCGGGGGGACCTGCGCGTGCTGGACCTGCGCGACAGCGCGATGCACCTGCGGGCCTCGCTGCGCAATCTGGAAGCCTACTTTCAACAGGGCAACGGCATCAAAGACATCCGGCTGCGGTCCGACGGCCAGTTTCTCTACGCCGAGGGCACGGTCCCCCTGGCCGGCGTGCCGGCGAAGGTTCACCTCAAGGGGTTCTTCGTCGTCGGCGGGACGAAGGACGTGTACTTCTACATCGACTCGTTGAAGATTAACGGGATGCCCGTGCTCTATCCCCTGATTCGCAGGTGGGAGCAGGAAATCAATCCGGTCTTCACCCAGGCCCTGTGGCCCGTCACCTTCAAGATCCGCTCGCTGCGGATGACCCCGGAGGCGTTCATCGTCTCGTCCCAGGCGGACGCCGCCGCGCCCTGCCTGTTCTGCACGGGCGGGGACGCCCCGACGGTGGCCCCGTGATGGACGCGCCGCGGGTGCGGGTGGGGATCACGGCGGCGGACGGGGGATCGGCCACCCCCCAGGGGCGCGCCTACGCCGCCGCGGTGGAGGCGGCGGGCGGCGAGGTGGTCTGGCTCGAGCCGTCCACGGTGTCGGGGCGCCCGCCGGAGGAGATCCTGCGCGAGGTGGACGCCCTGCTCCTCAGCGGCGGCGTGGACGTGGACCCCCGCCACTTCGGAGAGGACCCGCGTCCGGAGGCCGGGGTCGAGGTGGATCCGGCGCGCGACGCCGTGGAACTCCCGCTCATCCGCGCGGCGCTGGAACAGGATGTTCCGGTGCTGGGCATCTGCCGCGGCGTGCAGCTGCTGAACGTCGCGGCGGGAGGGACGTTGCACCAGGACCTGGGCCTCGTCGGCTTCGAAGAGACCCGCCATCAGCAGCGGGCGGCCGGTCGGCGGCCGGAGGAGCTGGCCCACGAGGTGCGCATCGAGCGGGGCAGCCGCCTGGGGCGGATCCTGGGCGCGGACCGCGTGGAGGTGAACAGCTTCCACCATCAGGGCATCAAGACGCCGGCGCCGGGCTTCGCCGTCACCGCGCGTTCCGCCGACGGCGTGATCGAGGGCCTGGAGCATCCCGGACGGACCTTTGTCGTGGGGGTCCAGTGGCATCCGGAACGGATGGTGGCGGCCCATCCGGTGCAGCGGCGGCTGTTCAGCGCACTGCTCGAGGCGGCGCGGCGCCGCAGGCAGGCGGCCGGGCGGCCGGCGACCTGACGGCGGGGACAGACCATGCGTCGGCTTGCGGAAGTGCTCGAGGCCGTCGGCCGGACCTCGAGCCGGCTCCAGAAGATCGACCTCCTGGCCGGCTACCTGCGCGGTCTTTCCGACGACGATCTGCGGATCGCCTGCACCTATCTCACCGGGTCCCCTTTTCCGGCGGGGAGTTCCCGCGCCCTCAACGTCGGCTGGTCGGCGATCGTCGAGGCGCTGCTGGACGTCAGCGGCGGCGGCAGTGAGGCGATGGACCAGAGCTACCTGCGCCACGGCGACCTGGGCAGCGTCGCCTTTGAGCTGCTGGCGCACAAGGCGGCACCGTCGCTGTTCAGCGCGCCCCTCACCCTGAGCGCCGTCCAGACCGCCTTCGAACGGATGGCCGCCGCGACCGGCGCCGGCTCCCGGCAGGTTAGGCTGGAGGGGATGCGCTCGCTGTTCAAAGACGCCGACCCCCGGGAGGCCAAGTACCTGGTCCGGATCATCACCTCCGACCTGCGCGTGGGTCTGAAGGAGGGACTGCTGGAGGAGGCGATCGCGAAAGCCTTCGCCCAGCCCCCGGCGGCCGTCCGCCGGGCCGAGATGCTGATCAGCGACATCGGCGTGGTGGCGGTGATGGCCCGGCAGAACCGCCTGGCCGAGGTGAGCCTGCAACTGTTCCGGCCCTTTCGATTCATGCTGGCCGAGACCATCTTTGCGCCCGAGGAGGCC containing:
- a CDS encoding D-cysteine desulfhydrase family protein, with the translated sequence MQIGNLPRIRLAHLPTPLEEAPRLTEFLGGPRIWVKRDDLTGLAIGGNKARKLEFLLGQARHSGCDVVITVGAVQSNHARMTAAAARRLGLDVVLVLNGEEPEVSQGNLLLDRIFGADVRIVQTDDDYVLMGVVDDLARHLRREGRRPYVIPRGGSNALGAAAYMAAALELLTQANQMGVRVDAIVHASTSGGTQAGLYTGTKVTESGVQVIGISAGPKKEVVAQRVLKIVEELTALLELRWRPHPDDILVYDDFVGERYGVPTPECLEAIRLAARTEGLLLDPVYTGKAMAGLRGLVARAQFRAGQNVVFWHTGGQPALFAHAAALQTG
- a CDS encoding gamma-glutamyl-gamma-aminobutyrate hydrolase family protein codes for the protein MDAPRVRVGITAADGGSATPQGRAYAAAVEAAGGEVVWLEPSTVSGRPPEEILREVDALLLSGGVDVDPRHFGEDPRPEAGVEVDPARDAVELPLIRAALEQDVPVLGICRGVQLLNVAAGGTLHQDLGLVGFEETRHQQRAAGRRPEELAHEVRIERGSRLGRILGADRVEVNSFHHQGIKTPAPGFAVTARSADGVIEGLEHPGRTFVVGVQWHPERMVAAHPVQRRLFSALLEAARRRRQAAGRPAT
- the pxpB gene encoding 5-oxoprolinase subunit PxpB — translated: MNILPLGECAVLIELEDRLDPAVNGRVRALARHLRDLPGVEDVVPALRSVTVVFDPLTADPAVIAETAEQVLPGLTPQAGTTGRTFEVPVAYGGAAGPDLEETAASLGLSAEQFIRIHGGVEYTVFMLGFTPGFPYLGILPEEIRVPRLPVPRVRVPEGSVAVADAMTGIYPLTSAGGWRLIGRTPLAIYDPRQADPVLFRPGDRVRFIPAPPSPVPERPGPSPLPLPRRPVFEVRSAGLYTTVQDAGRRGYRHLGVPSSGAMDPLALWAANTAVGNPPGVPALEVTAPGPVLRVLEHTTVALAGADLSPRLDGAEIEQGVALFLRPGQTLEFGAPRRGMWTYVAVAGGVDATTALGSASTYVPGLLGGSGGRRLQDGDVIGAGPPPPTRRKVVPAEQVPLPAHSLTVRVIPGPQDEWLTEEGRGAFLKQEWRISPQRDRAGVRLEGVPLAHRRSGEFLSDGVIPGAIQVPSGGRPIIIMADGPTTGGYPKAAVVIAADLRLVAQAPPRAVLRFRPVTLEEALEALREQRARMGTRRAETAPEDRE